The following proteins are encoded in a genomic region of Lutra lutra chromosome 16, mLutLut1.2, whole genome shotgun sequence:
- the SOCS3 gene encoding suppressor of cytokine signaling 3, which produces MVTHSKFPAAGMSRPLDTSLRLKTFSSKSEYQLVVNTVRKLQESGFYWSAVTGGEANLLLSAEPAGTFLIRDSSDQRHFFTLSVKTQSGTKNLRIQCEGGSFSLQSDPRSTQPVPRFDCVLKLVHHYMPPPGAPSFPSPPTEPSSEVPEQPPSQPLPGNPPRRAYYIYSGGEKIPLVLSRPLSSNVATLQHLCRKTVNGHLDSYEKVTQLPGPIREFLDQYDAPL; this is translated from the coding sequence ATGGTCACCCACAGCAAGTTTCCCGCCGCCGGGATGAGCCGCCCCCTGGACACCAGCCTGCGCCTCAAGACCTTCAGCTCCAAGAGCGAGTACCAGCTGGTGGTGAACACAGTCCGCAAGCTGCAGGAGAGCGGCTTCTACTGGAGCGCCGTGACGGGCGGCGAGGCGAACCTGCTGCTCAGCGCCGAGCCCGCCGGCACCTTCCTCATCCGCGACAGCTCGGACCAGCGCCACTTCTTCACGCTCAGCGTCAAGACCCAGTCGGGGACCAAGAACCTGCGCATCCAGTGCGAGGGGGGCAGCTTCTCGCTGCAGAGCGACCCCCGGAGCACGCAGCCGGTGCCCCGCTTCGACTGCGTGCTCAAGCTGGTGCATCACTACATGCCGCCCCCCGgcgccccctccttcccctcgcCACCGACCGAGCCCTCCTCTGAGGTGCCGGAGCAGCCGCCATCCCAGCCGCTCCCCGGGAATCCCCCCAGGAGAGCCTATTACATCTACTCGGGGGGCGAGAAGATCCCCCTGGTGTTGAGCCGGCCCCTCTCCTCCAACGTGGCCACTCTCCAGCATCTCTGTCGGAAGACGGTCAATGGCCACCTGGACTCCTATGAGAAAGTCACCCAGCTGCCTGGGCCCATTCGGGAATTCCTGGACCAGTACGATGCCCCGCTTTAA